From the genome of Candidatus Neomarinimicrobiota bacterium:
TCCGACGGCTATTATTGTCACTTCGGCAAGGGTGTCAGGGCAACGGAAAGGGACGTTCGTCTCATTGCCCAAACAATGATCCGGTATTTGGAAAGCGAAGTGAATATTGAACTAAGCAAGATATCCGGAGACGAGATGAGTGAGAGGTTTTCCCACGAGGGACGGGAGGACAAGCTCGCGGTTCTCGACTCGTGGCGGCAGGATCCCGTTCCCTCTATCAGATTCGGCGGCTTTGTGGATTACCGATTTGAGCCCATGACGGAAGAGAAGTCCCCCCTTCTCTCTTTCGAACTCGAACCCTACGACGCCGGTTTTGTCCTTCGACTCACCCCAGTCGAGGAAACCGGCGCATTGAAACCGTTTGTGGACGCACCAAAACTGTATCAGATAATCAAGGAACATGAAAGGTGGGGTAGAATCCTGGGTGTATCGAATATAGGCGAATTGAATCGACTCTCCAGGACGGGTGAAATCGGGGAAATGATCCGGGTCGCGGAAGGGCTCCATGAGAAAAAGATATCCCAGATTGCCGACGGTCTCTGCGAGGATTACCCCGCAAAAAGGGTTGTACTTATCGCGGGTCCGTCCGCTTCGGGAAAGACCACTTTCGCAAAAAGACTTGGCATTCAACTGAAAGTGACCGGTCTTTCCACCTTACCTGTCTCAATGGACAATTATTTCCTGGATCGAGATGAGATGCCGGTGGACGAGCAGGGACGCAGAGAGTATGAGAGTATCACCGTACTTGATGTCGACGCTCTATGTGATCATATCCTCCGGCTTTTGAACAGCGAACCAATTCCTGAAAGAATATTCGATTTTTCCACCGGCAGGGGGTATGAGACAGGCCGGACAATCGAAATACCTGAGGAAACATTCATCATTCTCGAGGGGATTCACGGCCTTAATCCCCTTTTCGCCGAACGGGTGGGAAAAGAAAAACTTCAGCGAATCTACGTCAGCGCCCTTACACAGCTCAACGTGGACAACGAGCACCGGGTGTCCACAGCGGACAATCGCCTCCTGAGAAGACTTGTCCGGGACAATAGTTTCCGGGGTTATTCATCAGGGGAAACGCTTTCACAGTGGTCACGGGTCCGGAAAGGGGAGGAGCAAAACATCTTTCCTTACCAGGAGGAGGCGGAATTCATGTTCAATTCAAGTCTGATTTATGAGATTCCCGTTCTGGCAAATCTTGCCACTTCTCTTCTGGAAGGAATTCCAGAAGGGAGTGATTATTTCCAGGAAGCTCAGCGCTTAGTTACGTTTCTTTCCTTCTTCACGAGAATCGCCCCGGAACGCATTCCCGAAACCTCCATCCTCCGGGAGTTTATTGGAGGAAGCGGGTTTGATGGATGATGGATCATGGTTGATCGGTGATGGATTAAGACAATTGTCTATGGATTATGGACAATTGACTATTGGAGGTTGAATATAATGGAGAGATGGAGAATTGATTCGTAATTCGTAATGCGTGACGTTTGGTTAGTGGTGAGAGGTTACTGGTGACTTGTTACTTGATCCTTGATGCTTGGCTCTTGCCTGTCCCGTAAGAAGCTTGCTTCTGTTCAGGGGCTCTTGGAGCTTGGTTCTTGATTGGTGATCCGTCTAACGTCTAACGTCCAACGTCGAACGTCTAACCTCCAACGTTCAACAGATCTTCAACAAGTTGGACAAAGATGGAACTTCCGACAGCGAGAGCACGTTCGTCGAAGTTGAAATGGGAGCAGTGGTGGGGAACGCTCATCGGCTCACTATCTTCCGGGGCCGAGCCGACAAAGAAGAAACATCCCGGTACTTTCTGAAGGTAGTAGGAAAAATCTTCGCCCCCCATACTCATGTAGGGAAATTGAGCGCCTTCACCCACGATTTTCCCTGCGGCGCTTGAAGCTACCTTTGTCTCTGCGGATGAATTGATCGTGGGAGGGTAGCCGTCCCCGTACTCCAGAGAAATATCTGCACCAAACGTGGCTTCCACACCGGAAATGATTTCATTCATGCGGCTGATGATGAGCTCACGAACGGTTTCCGTGTATGCCCTCGCCGTTCCCTGCAGGACAACCTTATCGGCTATCACATTGAAAGTGTGACCCCCTTCAATCTTTCCCACCGTTATCACGGCAGATTCGAGAGGATTGGTGTTTCGACTCACAATTGTCTGGAGAGACGTGACAAGATGGGCCGCCACGACAATGGCATCCACTGTCCCCTGCGGTGCTGCGCCGTGGCCCCCTCTCCCTTTCACTGTGATGGTAAAGGGAACTGTGGCTGCTAGTATGGGACCTTCCTTGATACCTACCGTCCCGAAGTACTGGTAGTTCCACAGATGAAGGCCATAGATCTGGTCCACGTGAGGACTCTCAAGTACTCCGTCTTCAATCATCCCCACCGCGCCGCCTTCCCCTTCCTCCGCAGGTTGGAAGATGAATTTCACGGAACCCTTCAACTTCTCTTTCATTCCAGACAGGACTTTGGCTGCTCCCAGCAGCATGGCCATGTGTCCATCATGACCGCAGGCGTGCATCACTCCCTCATTCACCGAGGCGAAAGGAACCTCCCCCGTCTCCTGAATGGGGAGGCCGTCCATATCGGCTCGAAGTCCGATACATGGTCCTTCTCTCTTTCCTTTCAGCAACCCGACCACCCCGGTTTTGCCAACACCGGTTGACACACGAATGTCAAAATCTTCAAGAACGTCCGCCACAAACCTGGCCGTTTCAACCTCCTCAAATCCCAGCTCAGGATGCTTGTGCAGATGCTGTCTCCACTCCACAAGTTCAGGTTGAATCGCTTTCACTTCTCTTCTTATGAGGATACTCATTTTCTCTGCAGTCCGGATCACGAATCCCCGATTTCCGAAACGATCCCTCTCATGAGGCGGGTAAACGTCTCCGATACGTCGTTGGTGACTTCCATCACCTCCTCGTGAGTCAGCGGTTTGGACGTTATTCCCGCGGCGTAATTGGTGAGACATGAAATCCCCAGAACTTCGAGACCCAGGTCTCCTGCCGCCCGGATTTCCGGTACCGTAGACATGCCGACGGCATCTCCCCCCAGTTTTCGGACCAGAACGACTTCGGCGGGCGTCTCGAAAGAAGGACCGAGTGTCCAGGCGTATACCCCGGTTCTCAGCTGAACACCTTCCCGCTTTGCGACAGCTCCGGCAAGTTTCAGAAGCCGCGGTGAATGATACCGGCTGTCCTCGTTGATGCCGGGGAGATCAGCACTCTCACGGAATGTGCAGTCAATATGGCCCTTCAATGCCATCAGGGACCCCGGCGGTACTTCCTTTCGCACGGATCCTGACGCGTTGGTGATGATCAGATCTGTTATCCCAAGGCGATGAAACAACCGGATGGGGAGTGTCACCGTATCCACATCGTACCCTTCATACATGTGGAACCGGCCGCTGGCAACAAGAACCGCCCGGTCTCCGATATTCCCCGCTACGAGCTCTCCCGAATGTCCCTCCACGCTGGATTTCGGGTAGAAAGGAATCTCACCATATGGGATGGACACGGATCCGTTCAGGGTGCGCGCAAACCCACCAAGACCGGAACCAAGAATAACCGCCGTTCGAGGAGCGCCACGGATGAACGTACCAACATGGGACTCCATCTTTGAAAGAACGTCGTCCCCGGGTTTTTTCTTCATGATGACTGGCAAGACGCTGAATTTCAAGTTACCTTCCTCGCCAAGCGATTTCAAGACAATTCCATTGATTCAAGGAGGGGGCCTGTGTAAGTTTTTCGCCGCTGGTCCAAGGAACTTATCATTCCGGAGCCGGTTTCAGGGAGAAGTATGACAGACAAAAATGACATTGCGCTTGTGCAGGAACTGCACGTTTCAAGGGACAAGATTCTTACGGAGCTGCGAAAGGTTATCGTAGGCCAGACGCACATCATTGAACATATCCTGATAACGCTCCTCTGTCGTGGTCACGCCCTCATAATCGGCGTTCCGGGACTGGCAAAAACACTGCTCATCAAATCAGTTGCGCAGATTCTCGATCTGAAATTCAGCCGGATTCAATTCACCCCAGACCTCATGCCCAGTGATATTACGGGAACGGAAATCCTTGAGGAAGATCACAAGACCGGCAAGCGCGATTTCAGGTATATCAAAGGACCAATCTTTGCCAACATCATTCTCGCCGATGAAATCAACCGGACACCCCCCAAGACCCAGGCTGCCCTGCTCGAGGCGATGCAGGAATACCGGGTCACGGCCGCTGGCGTCTCATACACGGTGGAAGAGCCTTTCCTCGTCCTGGCTACCCAGAACCCCATCGAACAGGAGGGGACGTATCCCCTTCCCGAGGCACAGCTCGACCGATTCATGTTCAGCCTGGACATCACCTACCCTTCCACGGCTGAAGAGATCGACATTGTGAAGTCCACCACAAGCGCCAGGGAAGAAAGTCTGGAAACCATCATCTCCCGGGATCAGATCATGAGCTACCAGTCTCTCATCCGCCGCGTTCCGGTAGCGGATAACGTGGTGGAGTTTGCCGTTGATCTCGTGGCGAAAACCCGTCCGGGGGACCGTGGTCCCCAGTTCATAGACGATTGGCTTGATTGGGGCGCAGGACCCCGGGCATCTCAATACCTGATTCTCGGAGCAAAGGCGAAATCGGTTCTCGAAGGACGGCCCACCCCCGCTATCGAAGATGTTTTGACCATGGCCAAGCCCGTTCTCCGGCATCGTGTTATCACGAATTTCAATGCCGAGGCCGACGGCGTCTCAACCGACGCTGTCCTGGAGAAGTTGATTGAGGAAATACGGTAGACGTTCCACGTTAGACGTTAGATGTTAGAGGTTAGATGAAAAGAGTTAGCAATGGGAACGTTTAAGGATTTGGAAGTGTTTCAGCTTGCTTTGCAGTACGCAAAATCAGTCTACCAGATTACTCAGCCTTTCCCCAGTACAGAGCAATTTGGATTGACGAATCAAATGAGGAGAGCTGCCATAGCAATTCCATCAAGTATCGCAGAGGGTTCAGCCCGCAGAACCGCTACTGACCGGAAACATTTCGTAGATATCGCACTGGGATCGTTGAATGAATCTCACGCACAATTAATACTGGCAGTGGAGCTAGGCTATATGAGTCAGGAAAAGCTTGGTGAGGCGGAGAGGTTTATTGAGAAACTGAAATCGAAGCTTTTCGCCTACCACAAATCCATCAAGTCACGACCAAAAACGTCTAACTTCTAACTTCTAACGTTTAACATGAGTACCATTGATAAACGTAAGTACCTCCAACCCGAGATTGTGGCGAAATTGAACAACATGTCCCTCCGGGCGCGGTTGGTGGTGGAAGGATATATCATCGGACTGCACAAGAGTCCCTACCATGGATTTAGCGTGGAGTTTGC
Proteins encoded in this window:
- a CDS encoding purine-nucleoside phosphorylase, coding for MKFSVLPVIMKKKPGDDVLSKMESHVGTFIRGAPRTAVILGSGLGGFARTLNGSVSIPYGEIPFYPKSSVEGHSGELVAGNIGDRAVLVASGRFHMYEGYDVDTVTLPIRLFHRLGITDLIITNASGSVRKEVPPGSLMALKGHIDCTFRESADLPGINEDSRYHSPRLLKLAGAVAKREGVQLRTGVYAWTLGPSFETPAEVVLVRKLGGDAVGMSTVPEIRAAGDLGLEVLGISCLTNYAAGITSKPLTHEEVMEVTNDVSETFTRLMRGIVSEIGDS
- a CDS encoding M20 family metallopeptidase, whose amino-acid sequence is MSILIRREVKAIQPELVEWRQHLHKHPELGFEEVETARFVADVLEDFDIRVSTGVGKTGVVGLLKGKREGPCIGLRADMDGLPIQETGEVPFASVNEGVMHACGHDGHMAMLLGAAKVLSGMKEKLKGSVKFIFQPAEEGEGGAVGMIEDGVLESPHVDQIYGLHLWNYQYFGTVGIKEGPILAATVPFTITVKGRGGHGAAPQGTVDAIVVAAHLVTSLQTIVSRNTNPLESAVITVGKIEGGHTFNVIADKVVLQGTARAYTETVRELIISRMNEIISGVEATFGADISLEYGDGYPPTINSSAETKVASSAAGKIVGEGAQFPYMSMGGEDFSYYLQKVPGCFFFVGSAPEDSEPMSVPHHCSHFNFDERALAVGSSIFVQLVEDLLNVGG
- a CDS encoding nucleoside kinase; translated protein: MENSTDAAGRECSSKSSESNSTGAGNRATLAFLLACACRELFPEKTLFIEHSMSDGYYCHFGKGVRATERDVRLIAQTMIRYLESEVNIELSKISGDEMSERFSHEGREDKLAVLDSWRQDPVPSIRFGGFVDYRFEPMTEEKSPLLSFELEPYDAGFVLRLTPVEETGALKPFVDAPKLYQIIKEHERWGRILGVSNIGELNRLSRTGEIGEMIRVAEGLHEKKISQIADGLCEDYPAKRVVLIAGPSASGKTTFAKRLGIQLKVTGLSTLPVSMDNYFLDRDEMPVDEQGRREYESITVLDVDALCDHILRLLNSEPIPERIFDFSTGRGYETGRTIEIPEETFIILEGIHGLNPLFAERVGKEKLQRIYVSALTQLNVDNEHRVSTADNRLLRRLVRDNSFRGYSSGETLSQWSRVRKGEEQNIFPYQEEAEFMFNSSLIYEIPVLANLATSLLEGIPEGSDYFQEAQRLVTFLSFFTRIAPERIPETSILREFIGGSGFDG
- a CDS encoding AAA family ATPase, producing the protein MTDKNDIALVQELHVSRDKILTELRKVIVGQTHIIEHILITLLCRGHALIIGVPGLAKTLLIKSVAQILDLKFSRIQFTPDLMPSDITGTEILEEDHKTGKRDFRYIKGPIFANIILADEINRTPPKTQAALLEAMQEYRVTAAGVSYTVEEPFLVLATQNPIEQEGTYPLPEAQLDRFMFSLDITYPSTAEEIDIVKSTTSAREESLETIISRDQIMSYQSLIRRVPVADNVVEFAVDLVAKTRPGDRGPQFIDDWLDWGAGPRASQYLILGAKAKSVLEGRPTPAIEDVLTMAKPVLRHRVITNFNAEADGVSTDAVLEKLIEEIR
- a CDS encoding four helix bundle protein yields the protein MGTFKDLEVFQLALQYAKSVYQITQPFPSTEQFGLTNQMRRAAIAIPSSIAEGSARRTATDRKHFVDIALGSLNESHAQLILAVELGYMSQEKLGEAERFIEKLKSKLFAYHKSIKSRPKTSNF